A window of the Podospora bellae-mahoneyi strain CBS 112042 chromosome 6, whole genome shotgun sequence genome harbors these coding sequences:
- the CSF1 gene encoding Macrophage colony-stimulating factor 1 receptor (EggNog:ENOG503NVH8; COG:S) produces the protein MSGWFSNETAFNAQFCGILIACGVLSTFSLLYFNRVFASIVSWGIRTYTWHQYRIYIDIQALQISLLAGRIFFTGFRYHGNNETILVQNGHITWAYWLRRVRHVEIGKAKGKGNKQDVASDEHTKRTPCRVVVSLRGLEWFIYNRSPAYDSIVAGLSNSEKLVDEVHHGLGDKDVPAGPPSRLRRRRSRRSSASRSPSAGRFTAQNDRSDTQEKRRDSFLSSASNTGRDEESSSPSGVDDIPLFLQTLPIHLKCKGAAMVMGNENTTAVLIVKTESFSGEIDATATETDTTDPYRQCFRLKFKHPVIEMKENPDFKEDQVNRAEREKQSAQGSLSSPKKRSFLRGQRSRLREGLRGFIPFWNKSVESFSPSSRGIGTAASQVPGSGHWQGLSRYLSEEAEDHKSRWSSIEYAAVPTLLDSPEATLMIYWDVPGLVQPMTASAAEKAQELLSNINGDEPPAWAIKLSINGGSVNYGPWADRHRAELQRIFVPSLCKDAVPTPHLVPGAYRVPTQFKFYLELEDTTNIRIPVREESKNWRWKGKEPDPNNNTRANETRKSRARSKKSDQAAEVHQRPYGWLDIKAPVNTTVTYSMDMTAGSSGYSNSLNVDFPSTEISSSINHEVLWKSGRQRISCDLSTPLRWNSLRQWHFNIASDDLSLFLLRDHIFLLTDLVDDWTTGPPPDYMVFTPFRYHLNLQLQNVRIFLNLNDANIINSPTDLDDNTFLIISSPLLRCVTSVPIDTFRPSKNAIPFDIRAENASVDLHVPPWNTQAPFLTSKEVGHLENLVIDGAYHYNATTSPSNIDTIVLNISGQSPVAQLHGFLVRYMLVLKDNYFGEDVHFKTLEEYQDMLRLKANDPSAELANKPPPKKTNDLDVILSIRADDPKILLPVNLYSCQRHIQIDTANLALDLRFTNYYMDMELTLAPLNLSLGNTESGAETPISATSSTQLFVDGITVYGHRLFGLPPAEPTYMCNWDLSVGAVTGECTAEFLTTLVSAGKAFVFCLDDEENALIILSSIVVYDVTFLRVFVESVRIWIHVEEAAFLLSTGLIDVNFNDWAGSHYSKRANVKIPDVKLSCVNAESATRYKTRPQHPVETDALVETSVRLAMIGRKANFSEERRLQQELIRRHDQRTHRTPFLVLPGFTDDFVPEPVDPPSQSVPPVPLPLTIADVGGDDRASLNSRGTSRRSRGLRHKSSFLSIASSGQSSILKPASSPWPSGLGKQSDQYLRSPVRHRFGGRGSLHERELSPSTRHSAFYSAPEDSQQRQDVVHNTVAFSSQYFAPYFPLENVKPSHKEVLLQSIEADDDDDDFDSSDFNLGDIDPSQLIEELPYTGVLVEFPNGLTAFCNPTSLRHVATLLGALQPVDPDVILDAMQISSVQEVLDMQKDQHLKGRIGDILVKLPHANLRLVNSSDPNSIEQPMDEQDQYDVALSKLVLTSRTETTWKDAFKPESKEARTSFHIRLDSAAVSATERYQDMAGAQAAAMARIDNVAAAMGTKDVSYLDVEIGNIQSSTSSEKVDYMASLIHRAGVLGTDLGKVFAEVSSQEGVRSQNLVRRLVSSGKNIQDPSFLIRPSSVLRSASQHLRTYDSWKLIMRLRQTWSVLAPSIGEQIKMDCFAPLTKASAQLRQEVVSAFEKWRSWDLENVSESVLLNIVFGPPAKAQSNGGSDKPVMAVARIKQFQVALNPGPKQNAVTLVDLTTRLQVKPALQNQAGDQPAVLVNVHCEDAAVSLNWELCELASSILRMAKKMQSKPEPEPEPENSPRPKTPVKVQRQTVHCVLSLDHGSLILEAVNLYSSSFSNGAKISVLATRKADNTLNTNGILSCDSVSSSLRSHHQKLAKLVLEQPSVFVSHELQATQTTDSHTIKTTASNQYMNLTIRQDPVTLAEVLDLLVRDEFAQLYKLKDQLLPPSPRNPSPPKKKMADRLSAFKANAALFMDQYTITVPLLRSLTYTIHGTVSRAAMAADFGKELIFDFDIKENQHDIQVKVNNVARSISLLQIPPASGRIISHIEPGEHAISVYSSVELVQLDASAVYSLLSALNRPEISNAVGELQQQGRVIREHVDDVVGHHQQQDKPLNKDKKTETIMAYSTNLTFAGLEVFGNSPLPSEKEPVVANVLFRLDRVHVGVNNRVDGHGPTLSHPQFDVNLRGVRFEIRKGRDDGGDGGMRSCGSVAFGAVVTGSSQRGENGEEEERRFFNVKSDGFRIELSPETVSTVVDVLGYMGDKIKDLDTSKELEYLKKLRQSRPRIMINDGQGKARGEEEGEEEGGDIIDAFFSSVTYTFEMQDILVAWLVGGGELEMIEDDDKEDLVLSLERIEFGTRTRNSARLTIENLQLQMVSPAQQDKKVRSPNSALLPEIIFKLAYVSTAEARRLAFQAVGKSLDLRLTSGCIIPAAKLNDSISLSLRNVQRASQNWNPVVNKRMGSSEPVSPHRTQEVNERKTGSSIFGKKRIESLLVDADFAGAVVHLSGKKAPDDIVSATRVAVRPGTRQGHDGITAGSTVLRSPGLAWKVEYRDNARDDPSLHAEVKLDPSTNILSPSVVPLIVDISNSIKHVVSSRENDRKKQPSAAQSQAENIAAKVKLVEEDSILTADPTAVLGRMKLNLGLRICKQEFSLSCHPIAQVAATASFEDVYFTANTVRSIDHGNFFALSGAFTNLQASVKHVYSREPTGSFKVQSIVLSLLNSRHVSGTSGVSAILKVSPMEVSVNAKQLQDFLLFREIWLPREVLENPMADAASSPIAKLATETSQGHLVQRYQQVARTAAFPWTASISITALKINVDLGQALGKSTFSINDFWVSSKKTSDWEQNLCLGFKMIGIESTGRMSGFVTLQDFKLRTSIEWPQREQALNETPMIQASVGFSQLRVKAAFDYQAFLVADVRQLEFLMYNVRRSKDGTGDRLVAIFDGEAVQVFGTTSSAAQGVAMWQAIQRLVKERREGFEVGLKEVERYMKRRRVEGVEGVVKRLSNAQNGGAGSPHRNDPESAVSKSPISLDTDVVVTLRAVNLGVFPSTFSDHQVFKMEALNAQARFAASVGEGRIHSILGLTLGQLRIGLAGVRNTTSPKTLSELSVEDVVNSATGSRGGTILKVPQVEAVMQTWQAIATPKQIDYIFKSAFEGKVEVGWNYSRISYIRGMWANHAKTLAQTWGRELPSVAGIKVTEDKTKGKGKEGEGEQTEKITAEVQVPMSKYEYRALEEPVIETPQLRDMGEATPPLEWIGLHRERLPNLVHQIVIVALLELAGEVEDAYEGILGSS, from the exons ATGTCGGGCTGGTTCAGCAATGAAACTGCCTTCAATGC GCAATTTTGCGGGATCCTGATAGCTTGTGGTGTCTT ATCAACATTCTCCTTGCTCTACTTCAACAGGGTCTTCGCGTCGATTGTCTCGTGGGGGATACGAACGTACACATGGCACCAATACCGAATCTATATCGATATACAGGCGCTCCAAATATCCTTGCTCGCTGGACgcatcttcttcaccggTTTTCGATATCACGGCAATAACGAGACGATTCTAGTCCAGAATGGACACATCACATGGGCATACTGGCTACGAAGGGTCCGACATGTGGAGATTGGGAAGGCAAAGGGCAAGGGAAACAAGCAAGATGTTGCTTCCGACGAACACACAAAGAGGACACCGTGCCGTGTTGTAGTCTCGCTCCGTGGCTTGGAGTGGTTTATATACAATCGGAGCCCGGCCTACGACTCGATAGTAGCTGGTCTTTCAAACTCCGAGAagttggtggatgaggtaCATCATGGATTGGGCGATAAAGATGTGCCGGCTGGTCCGCCCTCTCGTTTACGCCGACGCCGATCGCGACGGTCAAGTGCGTCCAGAAGCCCATCAGCAGGACGCTTCACCGCCCAGAACGACCGATCGGACACTCAAGAGAAAAGGCGCGACAGCTTCCTATCGTCTGCTTCTAATACAGGCAGGGATGAGGAAAGCAGCAGCCCGAGCGGAGTGGATGACATACCACTCTTTTTGCAGACCTTGCCAATTCACTTGAAATGCAAAGGAGCGGCGATGGTCATGGGTAATGAGAATACCACGGCGGTATTGATTGTCAAGACCGAGTCTTTCTCAGGCGAAATCGATGCTACGGCCACCGAGACTGATACGACTGACCCGTACCGACAATGCTTCCGGCTGAAGTTCAAACACCCCGTGATCGAGATGAAGGAAAATCCAGATTTCAAGGAGGATCAAGTCAACCGTGCCGAACGAGAGAAACAGAGTGCCCAGGGGTCCTTGTCTTCGCCGAAAAAGCGTTCATTCTTGCGAGGTCAAAGGAGTCGACTACGGGAGGGTCTCAGGGGCTTTATACCATTTTGGAACAAGTCTGTTGAGTCCTTCTCTCCATCAAGCAGAGGTATCGGGACCGCTGCAAGCCAAGTGCCTGGAAGTGGTCACTGGCAAGGGCTGTCACGTTACCTTTCCGAAGAGGCGGAGGATCACAAGTCCAGGTGGTCGTCCATCGAGTATGCTGCGGTGCCCACCCTTTTGGATAGTCCAGAAGCCACCTTGATGATATACTGGGATGTCCCAGGACTTGTGCAGCCCATGACAGCTTCAGCGGCGGAGAAAGCCCAAGAGTTGCTGTCCAACATCAATGGTGACGAGCCCCCAGCATGGGCCATCAAACTATCAATAAACGGTGGCTCTGTGAACTATGGGCCATGGGCAGACAGACATCGTGCGGAACTTCAGCGCATCTTTGTACCCAGCCTCTGCAAGGATGCTGTTCCAACACCGCATCTTGTCCCCGGTGCGTATCGCGTGCCGACGCAGTTCAAGTTCTACCTCGAACTTGAGGACACCACCAATATCCGCATTCCCGTCAGGGAGGAATCGAAAAATTGGAGATGGAAGGGCAAGGAGCCAGACCCCAATAACAATACACGCGCCAACGAAACTCGCAAGTCTCGCGCTCGATCCAAGAAGTCTGATCAGGCCGCTGAGGTCCACCAGCGACCATATGGCTGGCTTGACATCAAAGCCCCGGTCAATACGACTGTGACTTATTCCATGGACATGACAGCTGGGAGCTCCGGATATAGCAACTCGCTCAATGTCGACTTTCCCAGTACCGAGATATCGAGCAGCATAAATCACGAGGTGTTATGGAAATCGGGTAGGCAGAGAATATCTTGTGATTTGTCCACCCCATTGCGCTGGAATTCTCTTCGGCAATGGCACTTCAACATTGCCAGTGATGACCTATCGCTCTTCCTTTTGCGGGATCACATATTTCTTCTCACCGACCTAGTAGATGACTGGACAACTGGGCCTCCACCTGACTACATGGTATTCACCCCATTCAGGTaccatctcaacctccagCTCCAAAACGTCCGCATTTTCCTGAATCTCAACGATGCCAATATTATCAACAGCCCGACGGACCTCGATGACAACACATTCCTCATAATATCGAGCCCACTGCTTCGATGCGTGACATCTGTGCCGATTGATACCTTCAGGCCCAGCAAGAATGCCATCCCCTTCGACATTCGTGCAGAAAATGCATCAGTCGATTTGCACGTGCCACCGTGGAATACACAAGCGCCGTTTCTCACGTCAAAAGAGGTTGGGCATCTGGAAAATCTGGTCATCGATGGCGCCTATCACTACAACGCAACTACTTCTCCATCTAACATTGACACCATCGTCCTGAATATCTCTGGGCAGTCGCCGGTCGCTCAGCTGCATGGGTTTCTGGTTCGTTACATGCTTGTCCTCAAGGACAATTATTTTGGTGAAGATGTCCATTTCAAGACGTTGGAGGAGTATCAAGATATGCTACGTTTGAAAGCCAACGATCCAAGTGCTGAGCTGGCCAACAAGCCGCCGCCTAAGAAGACGAACGACCTTGACGTCATCCTCAGCATAAGAGCGGATGACCCGAAGATTTTGCTTCCTGTAAATCTCTACTCATGCCAGCGGCACATCCAGATCGACACAGCAAACCTTGCCCTCGATCTGCGGTTTACTAATTACTACATGGATATGGAACTGACTCTTGCACCGCTCAACCTATCCTTGGGGAATACAGAGTCAGGGGCAGAAACACCCATCAGCGCAACGTCAAGCACCCAGCTCTTTGTGGATGGGATCACAGTCTATGGCCATCGCCTATTCGGGCTGCCTCCAGCCGAGCCCACCTACATGTGCAACTGGGATCTTTCTGTGGGGGCAGTCACTGGCGAGTGTACAGCAGAGTTCCTGACAACACTAGTCAGTGCAGGCAAGGCCTTCGTGTTCTGCTTGGACGACGAAGAGAACGCCCTCATCATACTCTCCTCGATTGTCGTCTACGATGTCACCTTTCTCCGGGTGTTTGTGGAATCAGTGCGGATTTGGATCCACGTTGAGGAAGCTGCCTTTCTTCTTTCCACTGGCCTGATCGATGTAAACTTCAACGACTGGGCTGGGTCACATTACTCCAAGCGGGCCAATGTTAAGATCCCGGATGTCAAGCTATCCTGTGTCAATGCAGAATCAGCAACACGATACAAGACACGCCCTCAACATCCAGTAGAGACGGATGCACTTGTGGAAACCAGTGTACGGCTCGCCATGATAGGGCGAAAGGCGAACTTTTCTGAGGAGCGGAGACTTCAACAGGAGCTCATTCGTCGCCACGATCAGCGTACTCATCGAACGCCTTTTCTCGTGTTGCCTGGGTTCACGGATGATTTTGTACCTGAGCCGGTTGACCCTCCGTCTCAGAGCGTGCCGCCTGTCCCCTTGCCACTGACAATAGCAGACGTTGGAGGGGATGATAGGGCATCTCTCAACTCTAGGGGGACATCGAGGCGATCCCGAGGCTTACGGCACAAATCCTCCTTCCTATCTATTGCCAGTTCGGGGCAGAGCAGTATTCTGAAGCCTGCAAGCTCGCCGTGGCCAAGTGGATTAGGGAAACAGTCAGACCAGTATCTCCGATCTCCTGTCCGTCACCGGTTTGGTGGCCGGGGGTCGTTGCATGAACGAGAACTTTCACCCTCAACTCGCCATTCTGCCTTTTACAGCGCTCCAGAGGATAGCCAACAGCGTCAAGACGTGGTTCACAATACGGTTGCATTTTCCAGCCAGTATTTTGCGCCGTACTTTCCGCTTGAGAACGTCAAGCCAAGCCATAAGGAGGTGCTGCTACAGAGCATAGAGgcggacgatgacgacgatgatttTGACTCGTCAGACTTTAATCTTGGAGATATCGATCCTAGTCAACTCATCGAAGAGTTACCGTACACTGGTGTTCTTGTTGAGTTCCCCAATGGCTTGACGGCTTTTTGCAACCCAACATCATTGCGGCATGTCGCGACGCTGCTGGGGGCTCTGCAGCCTGTTGATCCTGATGTTATTCTTGACGCTATGCAAATCAGCTCTGTTCAGGAGGTTTTGGACATGCAGAAGGATCAGCATTTGAAGGGACGTATTGGTGATATATTGGTCAAGCTGCCACATGCCAACTTGCGGCTTGTTAATTCGTCTGATCCGAACTCCATTGAGCAGCCTATGGACGAGCAGGACCAGTATGATGTTGCGCTTTCGAAGCTGGTGCTTACCTCCCGGACGGAAACAACGTGGAAGGATGCGTTCAAACCCGAGTCGAAAGAGGCTCGGACTTCTTTCCACATTCGTCTGGATTCGGCTGCTGTTTCTGCCACTGAGCGGTATCAGGACATGGCGGGGGCCCAGGCAGCTGCGATGGCTCGCATCGACAatgtggcggcggcgatggggaCCAAGGATGTCTCTTATCTTGATGTTGAGATTGGGAATATCCAGAGCAGTACTTCGTCTGAGAAGGTTGATTATATGGCCTCGTTGATTCACCGCGCCGGTGTTCTGGGGACTGACCTGGGGAAGGTGTTTGCTGAGGTGTCGTCACAAGAGGGTGTAAGGTCTCAGAATCTGGTTCGACGGCTTGTTTCTTCCGGCAAGAATATTCAAGATCCTTCGTTTCTCATACGGCCTTCATCGGTGCTTCGCTCGGCATCTCAACATTTGAGAACGTATGATTCTTGGAAACTGATCATGCGTCTTCGCCAGACTTGGTCGGTTTTGGCTCCGTCAATAGGGGAGCAGATCAAGATGGACTGTTTTGCGCCGCTAACGAAAGCATCGGCCCAGCTCAGGCAGGAGGTGGTGTCGGCTTTTGAgaagtggaggagttgggatttggagaaTGTTTCCGAAAGCGTGCTATTGAATATTGTTTTTGGACCGCCGGCGAAGGCGCAGAGTAATGGGGGTTCGGACAAGCCGGTGATGGCTGTTGCGAGGATCAAGCAGTTTCAAGTTGCTTTGAATCCGGGACCGAAGCAGAATGCTGTTACGCTGGTGGATCTTACGACGAGACTGCAGGTCAAACCTGCTCTTCAGAACCAGGCGGGTGACCAGCCTGCCGTACTCGTCAATGTTCACTGCGAGGATGCTGCCGTCAGCTTGAACTGGGAGCTTTGCGAACTGGCGAGCAGTATCTTGAGgatggccaagaagatgCAAAGCAAACCGGAACCGGAGCCTGAGCCAGAGAATTCACCTAGACCAAAGACACCCGTCAAGGTTCAGAGACAGACAGTTCACTGCGTCCTGTCTCTCGACCATGGCTCTCTCATCTTGGAAGCTGTCAACCTCTACTCATCGTCTTTCAGCAACGGGGCCAAGATTTCAGTATTGGCTACGAGAAAAGCCGACAATACATTGAACACGAACGGTATTCTGAGCTGCGACTCTGTGTCCTCCAGTCTTCGCAGCCATCACCAGAAGCTTGCCAAGCTGGTGCTCGAACAGCCGAGTGTATTCGTCTCGCACGAGCTCCAAGCAACGCAAACCACCGATTCCCACACGATCAAGACAACGGCAAGCAACCAGTACATGAACCTGACAATCAGACAAGACCCCGTCACCCTCGCAGAAGTCCTCGACTTGCTAGTCCGCGACGAGTTTGCACAGCTGTACAAACTAAAAgaccaactcctccccccctcacccagaAACCCTTCAcccccgaagaagaagatggcagaCCGATTATCCGCCTTCAAGGCCAACGCCGCGCTCTTTATGGACCAATACACCATCACCGTGCCCCTCCTTCGCTCCCTCACATACACCATCCACGGCACCGTCTCCAGAGCCGCCATGGCAGCCGACTTTGGCAAGGAGCTCatctttgactttgacatCAAGGAAAACCAGCACGACATCCAAGTCAAGGTCAACAATGTAGCCCGCAGCATCTCGCTCCTTCAGATCCCGCCCGCGAGCGGGAGGATAATAAGCCACATTGAACCGGGCGAGCACGCGATCAGCGTGTACTCGTCTGTGGAACTGGTGCAGCTTGATGCGTCGGCTGTGTACAGCCTCCTTTCTGCGCTCAACAGGCCTGAGATCTCCAATGCTGTTGGTGagttgcagcagcaggggaGGGTTATACGAGAGCATGTCGATGACGTTGttggccaccaccagcagcaggatAAACCGCTtaacaaggacaagaagaccGAGACGATAATGGCTTACTCGACCAACCTCACGTTtgcggggttggaggtgtttgGGAATAGTCCTCTGCCGTCGGAGAAGGAACCGGTGGTGGCGAATGTGCTGTTTAGGCTTGATAGGGTTCATGTGGGGGTTAACAACCGGGTGGACGGGCACGGGCCTACGTTGAGTCATCCGCAGTTTGATGTTAacttgaggggggtgaggtttgAGATTAGGAAGGGacgggatgatgggggggatggtggtatGAGGAGTTGTGGGAGTGTGGCTtttggggcggtggtgacggggagTTCGCAACGGGGAGaaaatggggaggaggaggagaggaggtttttTAATGTCAAGAGTGATGGGTTTCGGATTGAGCTCTCGCCTGAGACGGTGTCgactgttgttgatgttttggggtACATGGGGGATAAGATCAAGGATCTTGACACGAGCAAGGAGCTGGAGTATTTGAAAAAGTTGAGGCAGTCGAGACCGAGGATTATGATTAATGATGGACAGGGAAAAGCgcggggtgaggaggagggggaggaagaagggggagatatTATTGATGCGTTTTTCTCGAGTGTTACTTATACTTTTGAGATGCAGGATATTCTGGTtgcttggttggttggtggtggtgagctggagatgatagaggatgatgataagGAGGATCTTGTTTTGTCGCTTGAACGGATCGAGTTtgggacgaggacgaggaactCGGCGAGGTTGACGATTGAGAATTTGCAGCTGCAGATGGTCAGCCCTGCCCAGCAAGACAAGAAGGTCAGATCGCCGAATTCGGCATTGTTGCCGGAGATTATTTTCAAGCTGGCGTATGTCTCTACGGCagaggcgaggaggttggcttTCCAGGCGGTTGGGAAGAGCTTGGACTTGAGGCTGACGAGTGGGTGTATTATTCCGGCGGCTAAGCTGAATGATTCGATTAGTTTGAGCCTTAGGAATGTGCAGAGGGCGTCGCAGAATTGGAATCCGGTTGTAAACAAGAGGATGGGTAGTTCGGAGCCGGTTTCGCCTCACAGGACGCAAGAAGTGAATGAGAGGAAGACTGGTAGTAGTATTTTTGGGAAAAAGAGGATCGAGTCGTTGCTGGTGGATGCCGATTttgcgggggcggtggtgcaTTTGAGTGGGAAGAAGGCGCCGGATGATATTGTGAGTGCGACGAGGGTTGCTGTGAGGCCGGGGACACGGCAGGGTCATGATGGGATAACAGCGGGGAGCACCGTGTTGAGATCTCCTGGGCTGGCGTGGAAGGTGGAGTATAGGGATAATGCGAGGGATGATCCGTCGCTTCATGCGGAGGTGAAGTTGGATCCGTCGACGAATATTCTTTCGCCGTCGGTGGTGCCGCTGATTGTTGATATCAGCAATAGCATCAAGCATGTCGTTAGCAGCAGGGAGAATGATCGCAAGAAACAACCGAGTGCTGCGCAGTCACAGGCGGAGAACATCGCGGCCAAGGtcaagcttgtcgaggaggataGTATCCTCACGGCAGACCCTACGGCTGTGTTGGGGCGGATGAAACTCAACCTTGGGTTGAGGATCTGCAAGCAGGAGTTTTCGCTGAGCTGTCATCCTATTGCTCAGGTGGCTGCTACGGCGAGCTTTGAGGATGTCTACTTCACCGCCAACACGGTCCGCTCGATCGACCACGGGAACTTCTTTGCCTTGTCGGGCGCGTTCACCAACCTGCAGGCTTCTGTCAAGCATGTCTACTCTCGCGAGCCGACGGGGAGCTTCAAGGTGCAGTCGATTGTGCTCTCGCTGTTGAACAGTAGGCATGTCAGTGGCACGAGCGGAGTTTCGGCGATTCTCAAAGTCAGTCCCATGGAGGTCTCGGTCAATGCGAAGCAGCTCCAGGACTTTTTGCTGTTTAGGGAGATTTGGCTACCgagggaggtgctggagaaTCCAATGGCGGATGCTGCTTCTTCACCGATTGCTAAGCTTGCTACGGAGACGTCGCAGGGGCATCTTGTTCAGCGGTATCAGCAGGTGGCTCGGACGGCGGCGTTTCCCTGGACGGCGAGTATCAGTATCACGGCACTGAAGATCAACGTTGATTTGGGACAGGCGTTGGGGAAGTCGACCTTTTCGATCAATGACTTTTGGGTTTCTAGCAAAAAGACGTCGGACTGGGAGCAAAACCTCTGCCTTGGGTTCAAGATGATTGGGATTGAGTCTACGGGGAGGATGTCTGGGTTTGTCACCCTTCAAGACTTCAAGCTCCGGACGAGCATTGAGTGGCCGCAACGGGAGCAAGCGTTGAACGAGACGCCTATGATTCAAGCTTCGGTCGGGTTCAGCCAACTGAGAGTGAAAGCGGCATTTGACTACCAGGCCTTCCTCGTCGCGGACGTGAGACAGCTCGAGTTCTTGATGTACAACGTTCGCAGAAGCAAAGACGGGACGGGTGATAGGCTTGTCGCCATCTTTGACGGAGAAGCAGTTCAAGTCTTTGGCACTACGAGTTCGGCGGCACAGGGGGTGGCGATGTGGCAGGCTATTCAGAGACTAGtaaaagaaagaagggaAGGATTTGAGGTTGGgctgaaggaggtggagaggtacATGAAACGGAGGCGAGTGGAAGGcgtggaaggggtggtgaagaggttgagTAATGCGCAAAATGGGGGAGCAGGGTCGCCACACAGGAATGATCCTGAGAGTGCGGTGAGCAAGAGTCCGATTTCTCTTGACActgatgtggtggtgacgttGAGGGCTGTCAACCTGGGCGTTTTCCCCAGCACGTTCTCGGATCATCAGGTGTTCAAGATGGAGGCGCTCAATGCTCAGGCAAGGTTTGCGGCGAGTGTAGGTGAAGGGAGGATCCATTCGATATTGGGGTTGACGCTTGGGCAGTTGAGGATTGGGTTGGCGGGTGTACGGAACACGACTTCCCCAAAGACGCTCTCTGAGCTCTCGGTTGAGGATGTCGTTAATAGCGCTACTGGGTCACGAGGAGGCACCATCCTCAAGGTTCCGCAAGTCGAGGCGGTGATGCAAACCTGGCAAGCCATCGCGACCCCCAAGCAAATAGACTATATCTTCAAATCGGCTTTCGAGGGCAAGGTCGAAGTCGGCTGGAACTACAGCCGGATTTCCTACATCAGAGGCATGTGGGCTAATCACGCCAAGACTCTCGCGCAGAcatgggggagggagctgcCAAGTGTAGCGGGCATCAAGGTGACagaagacaagacaaaaggcaaaggaaaggaaggggaaggtgagCAGACGGAGAAGATCACGGCGGAGGTCCAGGTACCGATGAGCAAGTATGAGTACcgggcgttggaggagccGGTGATTGAGACGCCGCAGCTGAGGGATATGGGGGAGGCGACGCCGCCGCTGGAGTGGATTGGGTTGCACAGGGAGAGGCTCCCGAACTTGGTGCATCAGATTGTGATTGTTGCTTTGTTGGAGCtggcgggagaggtggaggatgcgtatgaggggattttggggagcagttga